The following proteins come from a genomic window of Blastocatellia bacterium:
- the lptF gene encoding LPS export ABC transporter permease LptF, translated as MFRLIDRYIIKEILPYFFLSLLLLTAIIFLHEANRFSALFIVFSRRGLSSWPLIQLVVSLLPSIFVFTLPISLLLGILMGLGRMASDSELVVLRACGIGRWRFLLPVLMLALFVSLFTGYNTSYMLPQAMKSLNALKQARSQLVLQGLADQIKPGVFEENVPGKLIFIRDIDRETGVWKQVFVAIQDDPAIEPKILAAREGQLQIGTSLEFSELQLNDGYIYEGYQLKRKEQEKAATYSFDNTSLRLDLSGKDNGQSDNANEKDKKNEKDEVARDDVSLINEGPESQTLPELFRSPIPTERKQQLLLEVEKHKRFALPIACLVFALTGVALGMVVSRGGRSSGLMIGIGITLLYYLLFILGEDVSRQGVLPAFVGVWLANIITSLFGILMLFRYQWLRDKIAAILERFYPFLLALEKLFQGETSRTNKNRVTFGFPRIIDRMILIDMLRHFLIVVLGLTSVFLVFTLFELTNSIVENRISFFTVINYLFFLLPQIFHYATPFAVLVAVLVTFGLFGKTSQLVALNASGQSLYRLALPVLLYSIIAGGFLMASQEYVLPFANRRQEYLRYVIKGGKLPAQTFYQNRRKWFLGEDNRLIHFQYFDTKENRFAGLSIYELNPENGSLLRRISTKEAAWDATTKEWILYGGFIRTFDGGQIKTAERIREMRITLAETPEYFKQQIPESSKMNIEQLLRQIKELGDSGIDVLSLQIALYAKIASPLTCLVMALMGIPFAFTIGKRGALAGVGVSIFIAITFWGSLELFNQLGSYELLPPMLAAWGPNLLFAASGLYLLFTTKT; from the coding sequence ATGTTTCGTCTTATTGATCGATATATTATTAAAGAAATACTACCTTATTTTTTCTTAAGCTTGTTATTATTAACAGCAATTATTTTTTTACATGAAGCAAATAGATTTTCTGCCTTATTTATTGTTTTTTCCCGCCGGGGCTTAAGTAGTTGGCCGTTAATTCAATTAGTCGTTTCTTTACTACCTAGTATTTTTGTTTTTACCTTACCTATTTCACTTTTATTAGGAATTTTAATGGGATTAGGTAGAATGGCTAGCGATAGCGAATTAGTTGTTTTGCGTGCTTGTGGAATTGGACGCTGGCGGTTTTTGTTGCCTGTATTAATGCTAGCTTTATTTGTAAGTCTTTTTACAGGTTATAACACCTCTTATATGCTTCCTCAAGCTATGAAATCGCTAAATGCACTTAAACAAGCTAGATCTCAACTAGTATTACAAGGCTTAGCAGATCAAATAAAACCAGGTGTTTTTGAGGAAAATGTTCCAGGAAAATTAATCTTTATCCGAGATATTGACCGTGAAACAGGCGTTTGGAAGCAGGTTTTTGTTGCTATTCAAGATGATCCTGCTATTGAACCTAAAATTTTAGCTGCTCGTGAAGGACAACTACAAATTGGAACTAGCCTAGAATTTTCTGAACTTCAACTTAATGATGGTTATATTTATGAAGGCTATCAACTTAAACGTAAAGAACAAGAAAAGGCCGCTACTTATTCTTTTGATAATACTTCTTTAAGACTAGATTTATCTGGAAAAGATAATGGTCAGTCCGATAATGCTAATGAAAAGGATAAAAAGAATGAAAAAGATGAAGTAGCACGTGATGATGTTAGCTTAATAAATGAAGGGCCAGAATCGCAAACTTTGCCAGAACTTTTTCGCTCTCCTATTCCAACAGAAAGAAAGCAGCAATTATTACTAGAAGTTGAAAAACATAAACGCTTTGCTTTACCTATAGCTTGTCTAGTTTTTGCTTTAACGGGTGTTGCTTTAGGAATGGTGGTTTCTAGGGGTGGACGATCTTCAGGTTTAATGATTGGTATTGGGATAACACTACTTTATTATCTACTATTTATTTTAGGAGAAGATGTTTCTAGGCAAGGGGTTTTACCCGCTTTTGTTGGGGTTTGGCTAGCAAATATTATTACTAGCCTTTTTGGGATTTTAATGTTGTTTCGCTATCAATGGTTAAGAGATAAAATAGCAGCAATTTTGGAAAGATTTTATCCATTTCTATTAGCTCTAGAGAAGCTTTTTCAAGGAGAAACTAGCCGCACTAACAAAAATCGAGTTACTTTTGGTTTTCCTCGAATTATTGACCGAATGATTTTAATAGATATGCTTCGGCACTTTTTAATTGTTGTACTTGGGTTAACAAGTGTTTTTCTAGTCTTTACCTTATTTGAGTTAACTAATAGTATAGTAGAAAACCGTATATCATTTTTTACTGTAATTAACTATTTATTTTTTCTTTTGCCACAAATATTTCATTATGCTACGCCTTTTGCTGTGTTAGTTGCAGTGCTAGTAACATTTGGGTTATTTGGCAAAACTAGTCAATTAGTTGCGCTTAATGCTAGTGGGCAAAGCCTTTATAGACTTGCTCTACCTGTACTTTTATATTCAATTATTGCAGGTGGTTTTTTAATGGCATCACAAGAATATGTGTTGCCTTTTGCTAATCGTCGTCAAGAATATTTACGCTATGTGATTAAGGGAGGCAAACTTCCTGCACAAACTTTTTACCAAAACCGTCGGAAATGGTTTTTGGGAGAAGACAATAGGCTAATACACTTTCAGTATTTTGATACTAAAGAAAACCGTTTTGCAGGACTTTCAATTTATGAGCTAAATCCAGAAAATGGTAGCTTGCTAAGACGAATTTCTACAAAAGAAGCAGCCTGGGATGCAACAACTAAAGAATGGATCTTATATGGTGGATTTATTAGAACTTTTGATGGGGGACAAATCAAAACAGCAGAAAGAATTAGAGAAATGCGAATTACTCTAGCCGAAACTCCAGAGTATTTTAAGCAGCAAATCCCAGAATCTAGCAAAATGAACATTGAGCAACTTTTAAGACAAATTAAAGAGCTTGGCGATAGTGGAATTGATGTTTTAAGTCTACAAATAGCTTTATATGCTAAAATTGCTAGTCCTTTAACTTGTTTAGTTATGGCACTTATGGGAATACCTTTTGCGTTTACAATTGGTAAGCGAGGTGCGTTAGCAGGAGTTGGAGTAAGTATTTTTATTGCTATTACTTTTTGGGGATCGCTTGAACTATTTAATCAACTAGGAAGCTATGAGTTACTACCCCCAATGCTAGCTGCTTGGGGGCCTAATCTGCTCTTTGCTGCTAGCGGATTATACTTGCTATTTACTACTAAAACCTAG
- a CDS encoding AarF/ABC1/UbiB kinase family protein produces the protein MATSPRQLPAAQQNLEKLAPTTISPNNSNNLEKEPNLTLTPPAQYLPDTTIRDYGRDGWLRTFQLAYFFFIFATCLYLDNLVRQEKKDIEGFWQKLVFFLAKRFYPNRNLALEELQKKRAAWLTDKLASFGPTFIKIGQTLSTRPDIVPLEYTKELTRLQDQVPSFPQPIAWSIIEQELGAHPEKIFASIDDEPLAAASLGQVYRARLKTGEKVAVKVQRPNLAEIVNLDLAILRQTVRYLEAKHPHLTFGIEWLRIIDEFAEILFEEMDYFKEVENAEVFRKNFAKWPEIYVPEIYQELSSRRVIVEEFIDGTKVNDTHAIKAQQVEPLEVVKLISRTYLKQLLEDGFFHADPHPGNLRLMADGRLAFFDFGMVGRLTPEMQSKLVDAFFHIVERDVHGIVEDLIELKFLKEGFDPEEFREHIEEVFSHYVGMKIGQLKFQELTYAVSETIYQLPITIPPHFTFVMRALTTLEGIGILVDPNFSFFDTVKPYAKEFMLKQEGKNLRDKLLGKLVKGEDGKISWEKVWKLAKMAIKHYLVPTDQNKKQ, from the coding sequence AAAAAGAACCTAATTTAACACTTACCCCTCCTGCACAATATTTACCTGATACTACTATTCGTGATTATGGTAGGGATGGTTGGCTACGTACTTTTCAACTAGCTTATTTCTTTTTTATTTTTGCTACTTGCCTTTATTTAGATAATTTAGTCCGTCAAGAAAAAAAAGACATAGAAGGATTTTGGCAAAAACTGGTATTTTTCCTAGCAAAGCGTTTTTATCCTAATCGCAACCTTGCATTAGAAGAACTACAAAAAAAACGTGCCGCTTGGTTAACAGATAAACTAGCTAGCTTTGGCCCAACATTTATTAAAATTGGACAAACCCTTTCTACCCGCCCCGATATTGTACCTTTAGAGTACACAAAAGAGTTAACTCGCCTTCAAGACCAAGTTCCATCATTTCCACAGCCAATAGCATGGTCAATTATTGAGCAAGAATTAGGCGCACATCCTGAAAAAATTTTTGCTAGCATTGATGACGAACCCTTAGCAGCAGCTAGCCTTGGTCAAGTCTACCGCGCCCGCTTAAAAACAGGTGAAAAAGTAGCTGTTAAAGTCCAACGTCCTAACCTTGCAGAAATAGTTAATTTAGATTTAGCTATACTTCGTCAAACTGTACGTTATTTGGAAGCTAAACACCCTCATCTAACTTTTGGTATTGAATGGCTTAGAATTATTGATGAGTTTGCAGAAATCCTTTTTGAAGAAATGGACTATTTTAAGGAAGTAGAAAATGCCGAAGTCTTTCGTAAAAACTTTGCTAAATGGCCGGAAATCTACGTCCCAGAAATTTATCAAGAACTTAGCTCACGTCGAGTTATTGTAGAAGAATTTATTGATGGCACAAAAGTTAATGACACCCACGCCATTAAAGCCCAACAAGTTGAACCATTAGAAGTAGTAAAATTAATTTCTAGAACTTACTTAAAACAATTACTAGAAGACGGCTTTTTTCATGCTGATCCACACCCAGGAAATTTACGCTTAATGGCCGATGGACGACTAGCGTTTTTTGATTTTGGTATGGTTGGACGCTTAACCCCAGAAATGCAGTCTAAGCTAGTAGATGCCTTCTTTCATATTGTAGAAAGAGATGTTCACGGCATTGTTGAAGACCTAATTGAGCTTAAATTCTTAAAAGAAGGCTTTGATCCAGAAGAGTTTAGAGAACATATTGAAGAAGTTTTTTCCCATTATGTTGGAATGAAAATTGGACAATTAAAATTCCAAGAATTAACCTATGCTGTTTCAGAAACAATTTATCAACTACCTATAACAATTCCTCCTCACTTTACTTTTGTTATGCGTGCGCTTACAACCTTAGAAGGTATAGGTATTTTAGTTGATCCTAATTTTAGCTTTTTTGATACCGTTAAGCCTTATGCTAAAGAGTTTATGCTTAAGCAAGAAGGAAAAAATTTACGAGATAAATTGTTAGGAAAATTAGTAAAAGGTGAAGATGGAAAAATTTCTTGGGAAAAAGTCTGGAAGCTAGCTAAAATGGCAATTAAACATTATTTAGTTCCAACAGATCAAAATAAAAAACAATAA